Proteins from one Paenibacillus amylolyticus genomic window:
- the mutY gene encoding A/G-specific adenine glycosylase has translation MGLQEQKQHFSVNLLDWYMINRRDLPWRRHNNPYFTWVSEIMLQQTRVDTVIPYFNRFIGNFPTVRALAEAPEEDVLKNWEGLGYYSRARNLQAAARQVMELHGGEMPQDKQAVFALKGVGPYTAGAILSIAFNQPQPAVDGNVMRVLSRYFLIDEDIMKGSTRVLMEELAGELIPEGRARDFNQALMELGALVCTPKAPHCLTCPVMEQCSGRIAGRELTLPVKTKAKPPRPEQRLVAIVEGRGEHRGQVLVRQRPETGLLARMWELPHVLAAPAAASKKAAPLADEPAMALLAGSLWAEGFAARPEGLATHAEHVFSHIVWSLQVYKCTEQDQSSELPLIAAEARAAYEAQAATGKATASSSAVSPESETTHSSQPGTPDAQNIISTSLNDGEMLAPSDGSDLALSTPILTGKGDGLTYRWIGPEDMDKMAFPNIFLKLISSYFAGAYDQVND, from the coding sequence ATGGGTTTACAGGAACAGAAACAACATTTCAGCGTGAATTTGCTGGACTGGTATATGATCAACCGACGGGATTTGCCGTGGCGTCGCCACAACAATCCATATTTCACCTGGGTTTCGGAAATTATGCTTCAGCAGACCCGGGTGGATACGGTCATTCCGTATTTCAATCGTTTTATTGGGAATTTCCCGACCGTGAGAGCACTTGCGGAAGCACCGGAGGAGGATGTTCTAAAAAATTGGGAGGGACTCGGCTATTACTCCCGTGCACGTAATCTTCAGGCAGCCGCGAGACAAGTTATGGAGCTGCACGGAGGCGAGATGCCTCAGGACAAGCAGGCTGTCTTTGCATTAAAAGGGGTCGGCCCGTACACTGCCGGGGCCATTCTCAGCATTGCCTTCAACCAGCCGCAGCCTGCGGTAGATGGCAATGTCATGCGGGTCCTGTCCCGATACTTCCTCATCGATGAGGACATTATGAAGGGCAGCACCCGGGTGTTGATGGAAGAGCTCGCAGGAGAGCTCATTCCGGAAGGGCGAGCGCGTGATTTCAATCAGGCGCTGATGGAGCTTGGTGCGCTGGTGTGTACACCCAAAGCGCCGCACTGCCTGACTTGCCCGGTCATGGAGCAATGTTCCGGCCGCATCGCCGGAAGAGAGCTTACGCTGCCGGTCAAGACCAAGGCGAAGCCGCCGCGTCCTGAGCAGCGGCTGGTCGCGATTGTGGAGGGCCGCGGTGAGCATCGCGGCCAAGTGCTTGTGCGCCAGCGCCCAGAGACGGGCCTGCTTGCCCGGATGTGGGAGCTGCCGCATGTGCTGGCGGCGCCCGCCGCAGCCAGCAAGAAGGCGGCGCCGCTGGCGGATGAGCCGGCCATGGCATTGCTGGCCGGCAGTCTGTGGGCGGAAGGCTTCGCTGCCCGCCCGGAAGGGCTGGCTACCCATGCGGAGCATGTATTCAGCCACATTGTCTGGAGCCTGCAGGTGTACAAGTGTACCGAGCAGGACCAGAGCAGTGAGCTTCCGCTGATCGCAGCGGAAGCCAGAGCCGCCTACGAGGCACAGGCTGCAACAGGGAAGGCCACAGCCTCATCATCCGCTGTGTCACCTGAGTCAGAGACAACACATTCATCGCAGCCAGGCACGCCTGATGCGCAGAACATCATCTCAACATCGCTTAACGATGGAGAGATGTTGGCACCATCTGATGGGAGTGACCTAGCGCTGAGCACTCCGATATTGACAGGTAAAGGCGATGGCTTGACCTACCGCTGGATCGGTCCTGAAGACATGGACAAGATGGCATTCCCGAACATATTCCTGAAGCTGATCAGCAGTTATTTTGCCGGTGCGTATGATCAAGTGAATGATTAA
- a CDS encoding BrxA/BrxB family bacilliredoxin, whose translation MSMSFDQYMKDMVQPMRDELTRLGIQELRTPEEVEASLPDAKGTALVVINSVCGCAAGQCRPGVSQALQHDITPDHLYTVFAGQDKEATAKAREFFAPYPPSSPSIALMKDGELVHFIERHQVEDRSAEEIAADLTNAFERYCR comes from the coding sequence ATGTCGATGTCATTTGATCAATACATGAAAGATATGGTTCAACCCATGCGGGATGAGTTAACTCGTCTAGGAATCCAGGAGTTGCGTACTCCTGAAGAAGTGGAAGCAAGTCTGCCGGATGCAAAAGGAACAGCACTGGTTGTCATTAACTCTGTGTGCGGATGTGCCGCAGGTCAATGCCGTCCGGGTGTGTCCCAAGCCCTTCAGCACGATATTACACCGGATCACCTGTACACCGTATTTGCTGGTCAGGACAAGGAAGCAACTGCAAAAGCTCGTGAATTCTTTGCACCGTATCCGCCATCTTCACCGTCCATTGCTCTGATGAAAGACGGAGAACTCGTTCACTTTATCGAGCGTCATCAAGTGGAAGACCGTTCTGCAGAGGAAATTGCGGCTGATCTGACCAATGCATTTGAACGTTATTGCCGTTAA